A single window of Toxotes jaculatrix isolate fToxJac2 chromosome 4, fToxJac2.pri, whole genome shotgun sequence DNA harbors:
- the hadh gene encoding hydroxyacyl-coenzyme A dehydrogenase, mitochondrial: protein MAFFTHQLCRGLSTSAVRNVVIKHVTIIGGGQMGAGIAQVAASTGHSVTLVDTSDDILKKSLKGIEGSLKRVVKKKFADKPEAGEEFVQKVLQNVSTSTDAGSVVQGTDLLLEAIVENLKVKQDLFGRLDKLAPAHTIFASNTSSLPIADIASSTNRLDRFGGLHFFNPVPMMKLVEVIGTSATSQETFDSLLNFSKELGKTPVSCKDTPGFIVNRLLVPYTMEAIRLHERGHGSKEDIDIAMKLGAGYPMGPFELSDYVGLDTIKFIMDGWSAKEPDNPLFAPSELLNKLVAEGKYGKKTGEGFYKYK from the exons ATGGCTTTCTTCACCCACCAGCTCTGCAGAGGTCTCTCCACTTCTGCTGTCAGGAATGTCGTTATTAAGCACGTGACGATCATCGGCGGTGGACAGATGGGCGCGGGGATCGCACAG GTTGCTGCATCAACTGGCCACTCCGTGACGCTGGTGGACACATCTGACGACATCCTGAAAAAGTCACTCAAAGGGATTGAAGGGAGCCTTAAAAGAGTGGTCAAGAAGAAGTTTGCTGATAAGCCAGAG gCAGGCGAAGAGTTCGTCCAGAAAGTCCTGCAGAATGTGAGCACCTCGACAGATGCTGGATCTGTAGTTCAGGGCACGGATCTTTTGTTGGAGGCCATCGTGGAAAATCTAAAAGTCAAACAGGATCTCTTCGGACGTCTTGACAAGCTGGCACCGGC ACACACCATCTTTGCCAGCAACACATCCTCCTTGCCCATCGCTGACATCGCCAGCTCCACCAACAGGCTGGACAGATTCGGCGGCCTTCACTTCTTCAACCCAGTCCCTATGATGAAGCTTGTAGAG GTCATTGGAACCTCAGCAACAAGCCAAGAGACTTTTGATTCCCTCCTGAACTTCAGCAAAGAGCTCGGAAAAACACCAGTGTCCTGCAAG GATACACCGGGATTCATTGTAAACCGCCTGCTTGTTCCTTACACAATGGAGGCCATCCGGCTGcatgagagag gtCATGGATCCAAAGAGGACATTGATATTGCCATGAAACTTGGTGCTGGTTATCCTATGGGACCCTTTGAGCTCTCAGACTATGTAGGACTGGACACAATAAAATTCATTATGGACG GTTGGAGTGCAAAGGAACCTGACAACCCACTTTTTGCCCCCAGTGAATTGCTGAACAAGCTGGTTGCAGAGGGCAAATATGGCAAAAAGACAGGAGAAGGATTCTACAAGTACAAGTAA
- the sgms2a gene encoding phosphatidylcholine:ceramide cholinephosphotransferase 2: protein MASQELVDARDSATDNLNPEMESGAVPSSAKTCPVHTPGGEDTKRGFRKGIGRHNDYVKISVPESKVSRLPMEWWKTVIAFFYAGFNLVLTTVVITVVHERVPPKESSPPLPDKFFDYIDRVKWAFTVTEINGMVLLAIWMIQLFFFRYKSIASRRFFFLIGTLYLYRCVTMYITTLPVPGMHMTCAPKLYGDSQAKIQRILRLISGGGLSITNSHLLCGDFLYSGHTVMLTLTYLFIKEYSPRSFWWYHLMCWLLSAVGVVCILVAHEHYSVDVVVAYFITSRLFWWYHTMANLQTLKCSPNNYLTNTWWNPLFNFLERNVQTSVPCSYSWPITWPPACLKNPCKKYSMVQSTREE from the exons ATGGCATCACAGGAGCTAGTGGATGCGAGGGACTCTGCCACTGATAATCTGAACCCAGAAATGGAGAGTGGTGCTGTGCCCAGCAGCGCTAAAACTTGTCCTGTCCACACTCCTGGCGGGGAGGATACAAAGAGGGGCTTTCGGAAAGGCATAGGGAGGCATAATGACTATGTGAAGATCTCTGTGCCAGAGTCCAAGGTCAGTCGTCTGCCCATGGAGTGGTGGAAGACAGTGATCGCCTTCTTTTATGCTGGCTTCAACTTGGTCCTGACCACAGTCGTCATCACTGTAGTCCACGAGAGAGTCCCACCCAAAGAAAGCAGCCCACCTCTTCCTGATAAGTTTTTTGACTATATTGACAGGGTTAAATGGGCATTTACAGTGACAGAGATCAATGGCATGGTGCTGCTGGCTATTTGGATGATCCAGTTATTCTTCTTCAGATACAA GTCAATAGCAAGCAGGCGGTTCTTCTTCCTCATTGGCACCCTGTACTTGTACCGCTGTGTCACTATGTACATCACCACCCTGCCTGTACCTGGCATGCATATGACTTGTGCTCCTAAG CTATACGGAGACTCTCAGGCAAAAATCCAGCGAATTCTGCGGCTGATTTCTGGTGGAGGTCTTTCCATTACAAACTCCCATCTCTTGTGCGGAGACTTCCTCTACAGTGGACACACTGTGATGCTCACCCTCACTTACCTGTTCATCAAAGAGT actCGCCGCGGTCGTTTTGGTGGTACCATCTGATGTGTTGGCTGCTGAGTGCCGTGGGCGTGGTGTGCATCTTGGTGGCACATGAGCACTACAGTGTGGATGTGGTTGTGGCCTATTTTATCACCTCCCGTCTGTTCTGGTGGTACCACACCATGGCCAATTTACAG actCTGAAATGCTCACCCAACAACTACCTCACCAACACCTGGTGGAATCCACTGTTTAACTTCCTGGAGAGAAACGTCCAAACCTCTGTGCCATGCTCATACAGCTGGCCCATCACCTGGCCTCCTGCCTGCCTTAAGAACCCCTGCAAGAAATACTCCATGGTACAAAGCACACGAGAGGAGTGA
- the LOC121180147 gene encoding cytochrome P450 2U1, which yields MFPLSSLEHVSSSVLSHVNISAVIVFLLVYYLVRFYQKQRDLSNIPPGPKPWPVVGNFGGFLIPSFIKTSFGQLAESTDSMKSIMFTLTDQANVYGNVYSLFVGSQLIVVLNGYEVVKDALSNHPEVFSDRPDVPSVTILTKRKGIVFAPYGPIWRKQRKFCHTILRNFGLGKLSFEPCILQGLATVKTELLRLNEECGGSGVNLAPLIRNTVSNVICSMILGQRFHHTDHEFHTLLGLMDRGLEICVNSPAILINMCSLLYYLPFGVFKELRRVERDITVFLKRIIAKHRETLDPENPRDLVDMYLMEMLAQQAAGEEDSSFTEDYLFYIVGDLFIAGTDTTTNSVLWTLLYMVLYPDIQDKVQAEIDEVVGRQRVPSLTDRGSLPFTEATIMEVQRLTVVVPLSIPHMASKTTEFRGYTIPKGTVILANLWSVHRDPTLWDDPDSFIPSRFLDDEGNLLRKEYFIPFGIGRRVCMGEQLAKMELFLTVTSLLQAFKFRLPEGTPPPTLHGRFGLTLAPCPYSVCVSPRS from the exons ATGTTTCCGCTGTCATCGCTGGAGCATGTCAGCAGCTCGGTGCTGTCACATGTAAACATTTCAGCTGTGATAGTATTCCTGCTGGTGTATTATTTAGTTCGTTTTTATCAGAAACAACGGGACCTCTCAAATATCCCTCCAGGTCCGAAACCATGGCCAGTTGTCGGCAACTTCGGCGGCTTTCTCATCCCTTCTTTCATCAAGACGAGCTTTGGGCAGCTCGCCGAAAGCACCGACTCTATGAAAAGCATTATGTTTACTTTAACGGACCAAGCCAACGTTTATGGTAACGTGTACAGTCTTTTTGTTGGGAGTCAGCTGATAGTTGTGCTTAATGGCTACGAAGTGGTCAAGGATGCTCTCTCGAACCATCCCGAGGTGTTCTCCGACAGACCGGATGTCCCTTCTGTCACCATCTTGACTAAACGCAAAG GAATAGTCTTTGCACCTTATGGGCCAATATGGAGGAAGCAACGCAAGTTCTGCCACACTATACTCCGAAACTTTGGCCTGGGGAAGCTGAGCTTTGAGCCGTGTATCCTGCAAGGCCTGGCTACCGTCAAAACAGAGCTGCTGCGGCTGAATGAAGAGTGTGGTGGCTCCGGTGTGAACCTGGCCCCGCTGATCAGAAACACCGTGTCAAACGTCATCTGCTCAATGATCCTGGGTCAGCGCTTCCATCACACAGACCACGAGTTCCACACCTTGCTGGGCCTGATGGACCGTGGGCTGGAGATCTGTGTGAACAGCCCTGCAATCCTCATCAACATGTGTTCACTGCTCTACTATTTGCCTTTCGGGGTCTTCAAGGAGCTGAGGCGGGTGGAAAGAGACATCACAGTGTTTCTGAAGAGGATCATTGCAAAACACCGGGAAACATTAGATCCTGAAAACCCAAGGGATCTTGTAGACATGTACTTGATGGAGATGTTGGCCCAGCAAGctgctggagaggaggacagcagcttcacagaggATTATCTCTTTTATATAGTAGGAGATCTCTTCATTGCTGGCACTGACACTACCACTAATTCAGTTTTGTGGACTCTGCTCTACATGGTCTTATACCCTGATATCCAAG ACAAGGTCCAGGCAGAGATTGATGAAGTGGTGGGCAGACAACGGGTCCCATCTCTGACGGATAGGGGAAGTTTGCCATTTACTGAAGCCACAATCATGGAGGTGCAGAGATTAACAGTAGTGGTTCCTCTGAGTATTCCACACATGGCCTCCAAGACAACAG agTTCAGAGGCTACACTATTCCCAAAGGAACAGTTATTTTAGCCAATCTGTGGTCTGTCCATAGAGATCCAACTCTGTGGGATGACCCAGACAGTTTCATTCCGTCACGCTTCTTGGATGATGAGGGAAACTTGCTCAGGAAAGAGTATTTCATACCATTCGGGATTG GTCGCAGGGTGTGCATGGGTGAACAGCTGGCAAAGATGGAGCTCTTCCTGACAGTCACCAGCTTACTGCAGGCCTTCAAATTCAGACTCCCAGAGGGAACGCCTCCTCCTACCCTGCACGGACGCTTCGGCCTGACTCTGGCACCCTGCccgtacagtgtgtgtgtgagtcctcgtAGTTGA